Below is a window of Streptomyces sp. ITFR-16 DNA.
CCCGTCGCGGACGGCTGGGGCGAGGAGCTGCACGCGGCCTGGTGCCGGGCGGCCGTGCGGCAGCGGGACCCGGAGTGGGCGCGGGCACTGCTCGGCGCCCCGTCGATACCTCCGTCGAACGGGCCGGGCACGGCGTCGCTCGCCGAGCGGTCGAAGCTCCTGGCCGTCCTGCCCCCGGGCGAACGGGCGGGCTGGGTGGCCGACTTCATCGCCGCCCACGGCCTGTCCGAGGCGTTCCAGCTGCTCGGGGTCTGCCCGGTCCCGTGGGCGGAGCCGCTCGGCCGTTCCGTCGTCGACGCCCTCGACATCGCCCGGGACGCGGGCAGTTACCCCTGGAGCTTCAGCGGGGTGATGGGTCTCGCCGAGCGCTGCCTCGATCCGGCGGAGGCAGGCCGTCTGGAAGTGCTCACCACGACCCCCGACGAGCCCGAGGACGCCTCCCCCGGGGCGAACGGCTACTGGTCGGAGGCGTTCGGACGCCTGGTCTCGACACTGAGGCTGCGCGCGACGATGGAGGCGGAGCTGGCGCCGGTGCGGTGAGGCGGGGGCGGGGCGGCGCCGGACCGGCGAGACGGCGAAGCCCTGCCGGGCCCGCGCCCACCGGCGCCCACCCGGCGGTGGACCGCAACCACCCCACCCGGGCCGCCCGGATCGGGCCCGCACCCGGCTCCGCCCGGATCAGGCCCCGGCCGGCTGGCGGACGTTCGCGTTGACCCAGTCGACGATCGCGGTGGTCGTCGCGCCCGGGGTGAAGATCTCCGCGACGCCCTGTTCCTTCAGCGGCGCGATGTCCGCCTCCGGGATGATGCCGCCGCCGAACACCTTGATGTCCTGCGCCTCGCGCTCCTTCAGCAGCTCGATCACCTTGGCGAAGAGCGTGTTGTGCGCGCCGGAGAGGATCGAGAGGCCGATCGCGTCGGCGTCCTCCTGGATCGCGGTGTCCACGATCTGCTCGGGCGTCTGGTGGAGCCCCGTGTAGATGACCTCCATACCGGCGTCGCGCAGGGCCCGCGCGATCACTTTGGCCCCGCGGTCATGGCCGTCGAGGCCCGGTTTGGCCACCACCACACGGATCGGACCGGACACACCCATCACTGCCTCCACATGCGTCTCCCGTACCGGACGGGCCGGGGATGTGAACGAACGTTATCCACAGCATCCCGCAAGCCGCCGTTTCGCGGTGGACCGGGAGGGGGAAATCACACGTGGGACATGTTCACCGGGCACCGTTCCCCGCAGCATGCGGCAGAACCGCCGTGCGGGGCCCGGTCGCCGGGGGAGCCGCATCGAGGTCGCCGTACCACCGCGCCGTCAGCCGCACGGCACGGTGGTACGGCTCACCGCCTGCCCGACCTCCGACACGGCGCCCCACGAGGGCACACGGGACAGGGAGCCGCTCTCCCCGGGTGCCGGAGCAGGAGGTCGACCGTGAGGACCCTGCCTTTCCTTCCCCTACTGCTGCGCCGCCCCTGCCTGCGCACCGCCTGGCTGCCCTCGGCCTGGCTGCCCTCCGCGCTACTGAGAGCGACCGCGCTGGAGCTCGTGGTACTCGCCGGTCACGCCCTGCTGTATCCCACCGGAATCACCGGGGAGCGCCGCGCCGCCCCGTCCCCGGCCGGGCCCGCGCCCGCGCCCGCAGGGACGTCCGCGCTGCCCGCCGGGCCGCCCGACCGCCCGCCGGTCGTGCTCCTGCACGGCTTCATCGACAACCGCTCGGTCTTCGTCCTGCTGCGCCGCTCGCTGGCCCGGCACGGCTGGCGCCATCTGGAATCGCTCAACTACTCCCCCCTGACCTGCGACATCCGTACGGCGGCCGAGCTGCTCGGCCGGCATGTCGAGGAGATCTGCGCCCGCACGGGGCATCGCCGGGTGGACATCGTCGGACACAGCCTCGGCGGTCTCATCGCGCGCTACTACGTACAGCGACTGGGCGGTGACCACCGGGTCCGCACCCTGGTCACACTCGGCACCCCGCACGCGGGCACGGCCGTCGCGCCGCTGGCCGGCGCTCACCCGATCGTGCGGCAGATGCGCAGCGGATCGGTTCCGATCGAGGAGCTGCGGCTGCCCGCGCCCGGCTGCCGCACCCGGTTCGTCAGCTTCTGGAGCGAGCTGGACCAGGTGATCGTCCCGGCCGAGGCGGCCTGCGTGGACCACCCGGACCTCGATGCGGTGAACGTACGCGTCACGGGCATCGGGCACCTCGCGCTGCCGGTGCACCCGGCGGTGGCCGCAGGAGTCCGCCAGGCCCTCGACGCGGACGAGGCGGCCCTCGGCGCGTCCGGCGCCGTCTCCGTGGCCTGAGCCTCTCCGCGGCCTGAACCTCTCCCCCGGGCGCGCCCTCACCCTCCGCACAAATAGAACGGGTTTCGAACATAGAGCCAAGGCTGTGTGAGCGGTCCGCCGAAAGACGGCCGATTGCCCGTTTCCTGAGCGCGTGGAGGCCGTCGAAGATTGTCGGCGTCGCATACCGCCGGGTACAGTCGCGGCCACTGCTTAGCCCCCGGGGTCCCCCACCGCCCCCGGAACTGGTCCTGCTGCCGAGGCGAGAGAGAAGTTGGTGAACGACCAGCACCCCCACGCCGGGTATGCCGGATACGACGGCCACTCGACGACCGCCTTCGACAGCGACCCGCTCTTCGGTTCGCTCCCCGGCAGCTACGACGGTTCGTACGACACCTCGGCGGACTACGGCTACGGCACCTCGTACGCCACCGGGCAGGCCACGTACACCGGCGCTTACGACACCACGCAGTGGGACACGGGCACGCACGGGACGGTCGGATACGACCACACCGCCGGTTACCAGACCTACGCCGAGCAGCCCCAGCAGCACCCCGAGTACGACGCGGCAGCCCCGTACGACACCTCCGCGACCTGGCTGACGGCCGACGGCTACGGCCCGGCCGTCCCCGCCCAGGGCGGCGCACCGGAGTCCTCGGGGCAGTGGGACACCACCGCCTGGTACCCGAACGGACAGTGGGCGGGCACCGATACGGCGGCCTACGACACCGGCGCGTACGACGCCACCGCGTGGAACACCGGCGCCACGCCCGGGTACGAACAGCAAACAGTGCAAACCGTGCCGGATCCGAACGAAGCCGAACACGCGGCACAGCAGACGCTCGGGCACTACGAGACAACCGAGCCGCACGAGCACGCGGCGCCGGAGGCGCACGACTCGTACGGCCAGTACAACCAGTACGACCCCTATGAGCCCTACCGGACCGCCGAGTCCGCGCTCCCGGAGACGGACGGCGAGGATCCCGCGCCGGAACCGGTCGACCCACACCCCGCCCCGCATCCCGTCGCCCGTCCCGTGACCCGGTCCGGTGGCAGCCGCAGCCGCAGGCGTTCCCCCGCGAAGCGCTCCGCACTCCTCACCGTCGCCGTTCCCTCCGCCTGCGTGATGAGCGTGGCCGGCATCGCCGCCGCCTCCGTGAGCGGCATGGGCGGGGGCGAGGAGAAGAAGGACGACACCACGAGCATGGCCGCCGCGGACCCCGGCACGGTCAAGCCGGTCGCCGCGAACAACAAGCTGGACACCCAGCTCGCCAACCTCAGCGCCGACGCGGAGAACTTCGCCGACCGCGCCAGCCGCACCCAGGAGCGCATCGACCTGAAGGAGCGGCAGGCCGCCGAGAAGAAGAAGCGCATCGAGGAGGCCGCCCGCAAGGAGGCCCTGCGCCCCAAGTACGTCATGCCGGTCAAGCAGCACGGCCTCAGCGCCTACTTCGGCCAGGCGGGCGTCAACTGGATGTCCGTGCACACGGGCATCGACTTCCCCGTCCAGTACGGCACCCCGGTGATGGCCGCGACCGACGGCACCGTGCGCACGCAGTACAACACCGCCTACGGGAACATGGCCATCGTCACCATGGCCGACGGCACCGAGACCTGGTACTGCCACCTCAGCAGCACCCGGATCCGCTCCGGTCCGGTCAAGGCCGGTGACGTCATCGCGTACTCCGGCAACTCCGGGAACTCGACGGGCCCGCACATGCACTTCGAGGTGCGGCCCGGCGGCGGCGCGGCGATCGACCCGCTGCCGTGGCTCCGCAGCCACGGCGTCGACCCGACCTGACGAGGGCGCACAGCGCCCCCGCCGGGCCGGCCGCACTTACAGCTTCTGGACCGGCGCGTACCGCAGGAGCAGCTTCTTCGGCCGCTCGTCCCCGAAGTCGACCGTGGCCTTCGCCTGGTCGCCGATGCCCTCGACCGCCACCACCGTGCCCAGACCGAACTGGTCGTGGGTGACCCGGTCGCCGACCACCAGCGTGATCGTCGGCTTGTCCGAGGTCCGCCGGGTGGCGAAGCCCGAGGGGCCGGAACGCGAACGGGACGTGGAGAGCGACGAGGTGATGCCCGACGTGGGCCCCGCCGGGGCCGCCATCGGGCCCTTGCGCTTCCAGTCCAGGTGCTGGTCCGGGATCTCCTCCAGGAACCGCGACGGCGGGTTGTACGAGGGCTGGCCCCAGGCGCTGCGCATGGCCGCCCGGGTCAGATAGAGCCGCTCACGGGCGCGCGTGATGCCGACGTACGCGAGGCGCCGCTCCTCCTCCAGCTCCTTGACCTGGCCCAGCGCCCGCATGTGCGGGAAGACGCCGTCCTCCATGCCGGTCAGGAAGACGACCGGGAATTCGAGGCCCTTCGCGGTGTGCAGGGTCATCAGCGTGATGACGCCGGAGCCGTCGGTGTCCTCGTCGGGGATCTGGTCGGAGTCGGCGACGAGCGCGACCTTCTCCAGGAACTCCGCGAGGGTGCCCGCGCCCTCCTCCTCGCCACGCTCCTGCTCGAACTCGAGGGCGACGGCAGCGAGTTCCTGAAGGTTCTCGATGCGGGTCTCGTCCTGCGGGTCGGTGGACGCCTGGAGCTCGGCGAGATAGCCCGTACGCTCCAGGACCGCTTCCAGCACCACGGCCGGGCCCGCGCCGGACTCGACGATCGTGCGCAGCTCCTCCATCAGTGTGTTGAACCGCTTGACGGCGTTGGCGGAGCGGGCGGCCATGCCGTACGCCTCGTCGACGCGGCGCAGCGCCTGCGGGAAGGTGATCTTCTCGCGCAGGGACAGGGCGTCGATCATCGCCTCCGCGCGGTCGCCGATGCCGCGCTTGGGCACGTTCAGGATGCGGCGGAGCGGGACGGTGTCCTCGGGGTTGGCCAGGACGCGGAGGTAGGCCAGGACGTCCCGGACCTCCTTGCGCTCGTAGAAGCGCACCCCGCCGACGACCTTGTAGGGCAGGCCGACGCGGATGAAGATCTCCTCGAAGACACGGGACTG
It encodes the following:
- a CDS encoding peptidoglycan DD-metalloendopeptidase family protein, which gives rise to MNDQHPHAGYAGYDGHSTTAFDSDPLFGSLPGSYDGSYDTSADYGYGTSYATGQATYTGAYDTTQWDTGTHGTVGYDHTAGYQTYAEQPQQHPEYDAAAPYDTSATWLTADGYGPAVPAQGGAPESSGQWDTTAWYPNGQWAGTDTAAYDTGAYDATAWNTGATPGYEQQTVQTVPDPNEAEHAAQQTLGHYETTEPHEHAAPEAHDSYGQYNQYDPYEPYRTAESALPETDGEDPAPEPVDPHPAPHPVARPVTRSGGSRSRRRSPAKRSALLTVAVPSACVMSVAGIAAASVSGMGGGEEKKDDTTSMAAADPGTVKPVAANNKLDTQLANLSADAENFADRASRTQERIDLKERQAAEKKKRIEEAARKEALRPKYVMPVKQHGLSAYFGQAGVNWMSVHTGIDFPVQYGTPVMAATDGTVRTQYNTAYGNMAIVTMADGTETWYCHLSSTRIRSGPVKAGDVIAYSGNSGNSTGPHMHFEVRPGGGAAIDPLPWLRSHGVDPT
- a CDS encoding cobalamin B12-binding domain-containing protein; this encodes MGVSGPIRVVVAKPGLDGHDRGAKVIARALRDAGMEVIYTGLHQTPEQIVDTAIQEDADAIGLSILSGAHNTLFAKVIELLKEREAQDIKVFGGGIIPEADIAPLKEQGVAEIFTPGATTTAIVDWVNANVRQPAGA
- a CDS encoding esterase/lipase family protein produces the protein MRTLPFLPLLLRRPCLRTAWLPSAWLPSALLRATALELVVLAGHALLYPTGITGERRAAPSPAGPAPAPAGTSALPAGPPDRPPVVLLHGFIDNRSVFVLLRRSLARHGWRHLESLNYSPLTCDIRTAAELLGRHVEEICARTGHRRVDIVGHSLGGLIARYYVQRLGGDHRVRTLVTLGTPHAGTAVAPLAGAHPIVRQMRSGSVPIEELRLPAPGCRTRFVSFWSELDQVIVPAEAACVDHPDLDAVNVRVTGIGHLALPVHPAVAAGVRQALDADEAALGASGAVSVA